From the Luteolibacter rhizosphaerae genome, one window contains:
- a CDS encoding pilus assembly PilX family protein, which produces MPLRQRGFALVISLSLMVLLTVLAVGLMSLSAVSLRSSGAGQARAEAEANARMALMMAIGELQTSMGPDQAVTARASSIGVSESDPNLLGTWKGWHWQPGTSGPTYSQKEGEFRRWLASMTGENTAQDVTSATFKDPVWLINPETVGMPENSESIVGAGLRGDKIPMELSETQRGAFAWAVMDESMKAPIQLREPENEDGGETPTKAELIARRIAPARARPENILEALDPEKLGNPAKIVSLDSAVVAVGKEEGKQILAYQGDVTPYSVGLLSDVAKGGLKTDLTTVFESSSASPNINGAVTVYNNANDGAPRWDYIKNHYQLHRKLGRTAGSGTPKLTLSSTDLRPSASALTVSPATERLMPVIAKLQIMFSAVSHYNHITDRVNWYNTKGVPQGNQNYGAPHLAYDPVVTLYNPYDVAITLQKLRVRVWDPPVLFGMKKNGAWLRDDFANNRFHSLARFQIANQFNENARRYFTLLLTDAGRVTPYGGAITMMPGEVRVFSPYVEKNWTWGMETAGQYTPRSFFDWDAGLDFGNVDNRTKNLFGVESVPGWDPRAGLQTDHLTYSDNRRPAATLYSFENPDMKGNGWMSIKLTDTFEVQAKPGRPLTTATVSDFTVDLLAGSVQDVTRDLLRTYRFRMTNPEAEMSVTPANPVISRNWRVGDILQRPGDTTPSGKSPFAILTMSAKTTADPLWDQSTPWVHNHPVVEGVEQNSNRVGNALDSYDLRFEEVTDFTRSPGIEFDASTNKGYYGATATANRGVSNVPMFRVPLLPAASLGDLIPANLVASAALPRVTHALGNSRAHPLLPSGGVTRSVSGGTTGSSGMMLDHSYLLNDALWDSTFFSTIANFSDNPLLPGRDRKTLLTEFFEGNTRLLNTRFTPLANGQGSKSEQAATLDGLDDTTLSKRMASVLGIRGPFNVNSDSIAAWKAMLTSLRDEQLIGWNMDNRSPRDKTGFSRFGLPIYGDGQSAGGGGIDVAGQVRWAGFRALTDDEINELATGIVTNIRARGSEDKAPSLTMGEFVNRRLGSVSSLHTMEGIIQKAISDSRINDLAHSMDSKKLTGTSNPSALTGMATAEARSGYSSKTGFSGEGAPSMLTQGDVLMALAPIITVRGDTFRIRAYGESRNPDGEVQAKAWCEAIVQRTPEYLDSSDLPEVKPENLSSAANERFGRRFNITSFRWLSPEEV; this is translated from the coding sequence GTGCCATTACGGCAGCGCGGCTTCGCCTTGGTGATTTCCCTATCACTCATGGTGCTGCTGACGGTTCTTGCCGTGGGGCTGATGTCTCTTTCTGCGGTTTCCCTTCGTTCTTCGGGTGCTGGTCAGGCACGCGCGGAGGCAGAGGCAAATGCCCGGATGGCCCTGATGATGGCCATCGGCGAACTGCAAACTTCGATGGGTCCGGACCAAGCGGTGACCGCCCGCGCCAGCTCGATCGGGGTTTCCGAGTCCGATCCCAATCTTTTGGGCACTTGGAAGGGTTGGCACTGGCAGCCCGGCACTTCGGGTCCGACCTACTCCCAGAAGGAAGGGGAGTTCCGCCGCTGGCTTGCCTCGATGACCGGTGAGAACACGGCCCAGGATGTCACGAGCGCCACCTTCAAGGATCCGGTCTGGTTGATCAACCCGGAGACGGTCGGCATGCCGGAAAACTCCGAGAGCATCGTTGGAGCCGGGCTTCGCGGGGACAAGATTCCGATGGAACTCTCCGAGACCCAGCGCGGTGCTTTCGCCTGGGCGGTGATGGACGAGAGCATGAAGGCCCCGATCCAGCTCCGCGAACCAGAGAACGAGGATGGTGGCGAGACCCCCACCAAGGCCGAGCTCATCGCCCGTCGTATCGCTCCGGCTCGTGCGCGTCCCGAAAACATTTTGGAAGCCTTGGACCCTGAGAAGCTGGGGAACCCGGCGAAGATCGTTTCTTTGGACAGCGCGGTGGTCGCGGTTGGCAAGGAAGAGGGTAAGCAGATCCTCGCCTATCAAGGTGATGTGACGCCCTATTCGGTCGGCCTGCTTTCCGACGTTGCCAAGGGCGGTCTGAAGACAGACCTGACCACGGTGTTCGAATCGAGCAGCGCCTCGCCGAACATCAACGGCGCGGTAACCGTCTACAACAACGCGAACGACGGAGCCCCACGCTGGGATTACATCAAGAATCATTACCAGCTTCACCGCAAGCTGGGCCGCACCGCCGGCTCCGGCACGCCGAAGCTCACCTTGAGCTCCACGGATCTGCGTCCCTCCGCCAGCGCCCTCACGGTTTCTCCTGCCACCGAGCGCCTCATGCCGGTGATCGCGAAGCTGCAGATCATGTTCTCCGCGGTCTCGCACTACAACCACATCACCGACCGGGTGAACTGGTACAACACCAAGGGCGTGCCGCAGGGGAACCAGAACTATGGTGCTCCTCACCTCGCCTACGACCCGGTGGTGACCCTCTACAATCCCTACGATGTCGCGATCACGCTCCAGAAGCTGCGCGTCCGCGTCTGGGATCCGCCCGTGCTCTTCGGGATGAAGAAGAACGGTGCCTGGCTGCGCGATGACTTTGCGAACAACAGGTTCCATAGCCTCGCCCGCTTCCAGATCGCCAACCAGTTCAACGAGAACGCACGGCGCTACTTTACCCTGCTGCTGACCGATGCGGGCCGCGTAACGCCTTACGGTGGCGCGATCACGATGATGCCCGGCGAGGTGCGCGTCTTCTCGCCTTACGTGGAGAAGAACTGGACTTGGGGCATGGAAACCGCCGGCCAGTATACGCCGCGCTCTTTCTTCGACTGGGATGCCGGCCTTGATTTCGGTAACGTCGACAACCGCACCAAGAACCTTTTCGGGGTCGAATCGGTCCCCGGTTGGGACCCGCGTGCAGGGTTGCAGACCGACCACTTGACCTATTCCGACAATCGTCGTCCGGCTGCCACCCTCTACAGCTTCGAGAATCCCGACATGAAGGGGAACGGTTGGATGTCGATCAAGCTGACTGATACCTTCGAGGTACAGGCGAAGCCTGGTCGTCCCCTGACGACGGCCACGGTCTCGGACTTCACCGTCGATCTTCTTGCCGGCTCGGTGCAGGACGTCACCCGCGACCTTCTTCGCACCTATCGCTTCCGCATGACCAATCCGGAAGCGGAGATGAGCGTCACGCCGGCCAATCCCGTCATCTCCCGGAACTGGCGCGTGGGTGATATCCTTCAACGCCCGGGGGATACCACCCCGAGCGGCAAGTCGCCCTTCGCGATCCTGACCATGTCGGCCAAGACCACGGCTGACCCGCTCTGGGACCAATCCACTCCTTGGGTGCACAATCATCCGGTGGTGGAAGGTGTGGAGCAGAATAGCAATCGCGTGGGCAATGCGCTGGACTCCTATGACCTGCGCTTCGAGGAGGTTACCGACTTCACCCGTTCCCCTGGCATCGAGTTCGATGCCAGCACGAACAAGGGCTACTACGGTGCCACCGCCACGGCGAACCGCGGGGTTTCGAACGTCCCGATGTTCCGCGTGCCCTTGCTGCCTGCCGCCAGCCTCGGTGACCTGATTCCCGCCAACCTGGTCGCTTCCGCCGCTCTTCCGCGCGTGACTCACGCCTTGGGCAATTCTCGCGCTCATCCGCTGCTTCCTTCGGGTGGCGTGACACGCTCCGTTTCCGGTGGCACCACCGGATCGAGCGGCATGATGCTCGACCACAGCTACCTGCTGAATGATGCGCTGTGGGATAGCACCTTCTTCTCCACCATCGCGAACTTTTCGGACAACCCGCTGCTTCCCGGTCGCGATCGCAAGACCTTGCTGACCGAGTTCTTCGAGGGCAACACCCGTCTGCTGAACACCCGCTTCACGCCGCTGGCCAATGGCCAAGGCTCGAAGTCGGAACAGGCCGCCACCCTCGATGGCCTCGACGACACCACGCTGAGCAAGCGCATGGCGAGCGTGCTGGGCATCCGCGGACCCTTCAACGTGAACTCCGACTCCATTGCAGCCTGGAAAGCGATGCTCACCTCGCTTCGCGACGAGCAGTTGATCGGCTGGAACATGGACAACCGTTCGCCCCGGGATAAGACCGGATTCTCCCGCTTCGGCTTGCCGATCTATGGGGACGGACAATCCGCCGGCGGTGGCGGGATCGACGTGGCCGGCCAAGTGCGCTGGGCAGGCTTCCGTGCGCTCACGGACGATGAGATCAACGAGCTCGCCACCGGTATCGTGACCAACATCCGGGCCCGTGGCAGCGAGGACAAGGCTCCATCCCTTACCATGGGTGAGTTCGTGAACCGCCGTCTCGGAAGCGTGAGTTCCCTCCACACCATGGAAGGGATTATCCAGAAGGCCATCAGCGATTCCAGGATCAACGATCTGGCCCACAGCATGGACTCGAAGAAGCTGACCGGTACCTCCAATCCGAGCGCCTTGACTGGCATGGCCACGGCCGAAGCCCGTTCCGGATACTCGTCCAAGACCGGCTTCTCCGGCGAAGGTGCTCCTTCGATGCTGACCCAAGGCGACGTGCTCATGGCGCTCGCACCGATCATCACCGTCCGCGGAGATACCTTCCGGATCCGCGCTTATGGCGAATCCCGCAACCCCGATGGCGAGGTGCAGGCGAAGGCCTGGTGCGAAGCCATCGTGCAGCGCACCCCGGAGTACCTGGATTCCTCGGACCTTCCCGAAGTGAAACCGGAAAACCTCTCGAGTGCTGCGAACGAGCGCTTTGGCCGCCGCTTCAATATCACATCCTTCCGCTGGCTTTCTCCTGAGGAGGTGTGA
- a CDS encoding LamG-like jellyroll fold domain-containing protein has product MRSAFSIDSYGGAWPRLAFGSLLLLLGGASPSRADLVNRWSFNNPAGSATDGSVLSDSVTGAVATVQGNFAEFTGTSVRLEGPNGGDTTTGNRSAGFISGYVDLPNGLISSKTHLSVELWATPLSGRDYQRIFDFGRVTGAGSGGGALGEIIDITGTTPGGTSASDNLFLSFCIGNSLNAQRAEALLNGGSKLTMDSALATTAGTPYHYVLTFEDLGTEGGRITWYRDGTQIASGDVSFHLSNIEDVNNWLGRSMWTGDRNAHAEFDELRIYDHVLSTSEISANLVAGPDALVDPPDPEPAPVPDHLWVFNDGADSTVDSGLSFTDSVGGMAATLRGNGAALTGTALRLPGSTAGNQSAASISAYLDLPNGIISAQPSITLEAWATPLSSKAYQRLFDFGRTNVTSGSGALPGEIIDGSGAPGVFAGYDNFVLSLNVAGNLGTHRLEGQIDNGEAIFTDSTAATTAGTQYHYILVLQDGVGTYGANGCQIRWYRNGALQNTLDLDFHLSEMQDVNNWIGRSNYSGDSCSNLALNELRIYRRAITPGEILASYTEGPDLNSGEPEPPVPAPAPRHRWSFNGAAGAVPAGTPFTDSATGELATLRGNGAALDGTAIVLPGTTNGNQTAANISAYVDLPNGIFSAAKSFTMEAWLTPLSSKNWQRIFDFGNSSLTSGSGAATGEIIDGPAAPGGFTASDNLLLSLNINGELGNHRLESRMAGGSVVTQDTGLAGSTPVGTEHHYVLSVQDGAGASGASGCQAKWYRDGELQGSIDLPYRVADMADVNNWIGRSLWAADMNSNFALNELRIYSKALSAGEVLASHSNGAAAVFPAPVAVADTATIHAGQKVRIAVLANDSGAINPASVEIVTPPVLGTATVDAQGSILYTHPGSGSNPVTFSYRVSGEGGTSAATAVTVQISSELRIATAAPNVPLEAPVTAIQVVPAFPGLAFNKALCFASPPGDAQRLFVCELGGKLRVIPDVGASTPTVSEVLDIVNVVTNPPRVPAESITPGPNGECGLLGLAFHPQYAQNGYFYVTYSVVKSGLSGWFQRLSRFTVPPDQIGQASPVADPSTESILIEQADREDNHNGGDLHFGPDGFLYYSVGDEANANDKYVNSQDIDKNIFSAMLRIDVDKASGIEPNPHVSVPTDNGIARYSIPADNPFIGATSFNGLPVNPAAVRTEFWAVGLRSPWRFSFDPLTHELWLGDVGQGMYEEVDLITKGGNYGWVYREGMHDTAFTNPVPPTKPAGFSSIDPIYEYVHTGMAGDSNFKGNSVIGGVVYRGSKIPSLYGKYIFGDQVSGHIWSLGRAGDVPGGAVTVERIGGQAFLSNFGTDPSNGDVLVSDYFGGRIMRIVSATADGNFPAKLSDTALFADLTDLSPSPGVLPYEPNLTFWSDHAVKRRWFTIPDAGKRMTWSRDGNWTFPEGQIWIKHFDLETERGNPSSPKKRIETRLLVKNSTGMYGVSYRWNEAQTDATLAADGGEDFPVNLTVNGAPYFQQWRIPSRSQCMTCHSPQAGHALSFNTRQLNLSREIQGFSGNQIDLLSEAGYLSNIPQSTNLLPRHLRPDEDEYPLEARVRSYLAVNCSYCHAGAEGTAPTAWDGRHQLTLEQTGLVNGEANSNNGNPANKLVVPGDLLHSIVLNRVAVTNGFSKMPPLGSNEIDQVNVGLLSAWIAESLPENQTYAAWRLEKFGSSSSPQGDPDADVDGDGVANRDEFLAGTSPTNGASFLRPVLTRSGDQVSIGFDLPANRSVRVQSSANLQDWSLWDVPGNDGVSLPAGPHAIQGSSADAAHFFRLLIEER; this is encoded by the coding sequence ATGCGGTCCGCATTTTCAATCGATTCTTATGGCGGCGCTTGGCCTCGGCTCGCCTTCGGTTCACTCCTCCTGCTGCTCGGTGGCGCATCGCCATCGCGGGCGGACTTGGTTAACCGCTGGTCCTTCAACAACCCGGCAGGGAGTGCCACCGATGGATCGGTCCTGAGCGACAGTGTCACCGGCGCGGTGGCCACGGTGCAGGGGAACTTCGCGGAATTTACCGGGACCAGCGTGCGCTTGGAGGGGCCTAACGGCGGGGACACCACCACGGGAAATCGCTCGGCCGGTTTCATCTCCGGCTATGTGGACCTGCCGAACGGGTTGATCTCGTCCAAGACGCATCTCTCGGTGGAGCTCTGGGCCACCCCTCTGTCGGGCCGCGACTACCAGCGGATCTTCGATTTCGGGCGGGTCACGGGTGCAGGCTCCGGTGGTGGAGCGCTGGGAGAGATTATCGACATCACCGGCACGACTCCGGGCGGAACCAGTGCCTCGGACAATCTCTTCCTGTCTTTCTGCATCGGCAATTCGCTGAACGCGCAGCGTGCGGAGGCGCTCCTCAACGGCGGCAGCAAGCTGACGATGGATAGCGCTCTCGCGACCACCGCAGGGACCCCATACCACTATGTGCTAACCTTCGAGGATCTCGGCACGGAGGGAGGAAGGATCACATGGTATCGGGACGGCACGCAGATCGCGAGCGGGGACGTGAGCTTCCATCTTTCGAATATCGAGGATGTGAACAACTGGCTGGGTCGCTCGATGTGGACGGGTGACCGGAACGCTCACGCGGAGTTCGACGAACTCCGGATCTACGACCATGTACTGAGCACTTCGGAGATCTCCGCGAATCTGGTCGCGGGTCCCGATGCCCTTGTCGATCCTCCCGATCCGGAGCCCGCTCCCGTGCCGGATCATCTCTGGGTCTTCAACGATGGAGCGGACTCCACGGTCGATAGCGGCCTGAGTTTCACGGATAGCGTGGGGGGAATGGCCGCGACCTTGCGGGGGAACGGAGCGGCACTTACGGGAACCGCCTTGCGCCTGCCGGGAAGCACGGCGGGCAATCAATCGGCGGCGTCGATCTCGGCCTATCTCGATCTGCCGAACGGAATCATCTCCGCCCAGCCGAGCATCACCTTGGAAGCATGGGCCACGCCCCTGTCGTCGAAGGCGTACCAGCGGCTCTTCGACTTCGGTCGCACGAATGTCACCAGCGGGAGCGGAGCCCTGCCAGGGGAGATCATCGACGGCAGCGGAGCCCCCGGGGTTTTCGCCGGCTACGATAACTTCGTGCTCTCGCTCAATGTCGCGGGGAACCTCGGCACGCACCGCTTGGAGGGACAGATTGACAATGGCGAGGCGATCTTCACCGACTCTACGGCGGCGACGACGGCGGGCACGCAGTATCACTATATACTGGTGTTACAGGATGGCGTGGGAACCTACGGCGCCAACGGCTGCCAGATCCGCTGGTATCGGAATGGCGCGCTCCAGAACACGCTCGATCTCGATTTCCATCTCTCGGAGATGCAGGACGTAAACAACTGGATCGGGCGCTCGAACTACTCCGGCGACTCCTGCTCGAATCTCGCTCTGAACGAACTGCGGATCTATCGCCGGGCGATCACGCCGGGAGAGATCTTGGCTAGCTACACGGAAGGCCCGGACCTGAACTCCGGTGAGCCCGAGCCGCCGGTGCCTGCTCCGGCTCCGCGGCACCGCTGGTCCTTCAATGGAGCGGCCGGTGCAGTCCCGGCAGGCACGCCATTTACCGATAGCGCCACCGGCGAGCTCGCTACCCTGCGCGGGAATGGCGCGGCACTCGATGGCACTGCCATCGTCCTGCCCGGCACCACCAACGGAAACCAGACGGCGGCAAACATCTCGGCCTATGTGGATTTGCCGAACGGGATCTTCTCCGCCGCGAAGTCCTTCACGATGGAAGCTTGGCTCACGCCGCTTTCCTCGAAGAACTGGCAGCGCATTTTCGATTTCGGGAACTCCAGCCTCACCAGCGGCAGCGGTGCCGCCACCGGGGAGATCATCGATGGTCCGGCCGCACCGGGTGGATTCACCGCCTCGGACAACCTGCTGCTCTCGCTGAACATCAATGGCGAGTTGGGCAACCATCGTCTGGAGTCGCGGATGGCCGGAGGATCGGTGGTGACTCAGGATACCGGCTTGGCCGGCAGCACCCCGGTCGGCACGGAGCATCACTATGTGCTGAGCGTGCAGGATGGGGCGGGTGCCTCCGGAGCCTCGGGCTGTCAGGCGAAGTGGTATCGTGACGGCGAACTGCAAGGGAGCATCGACTTGCCCTACCGCGTGGCCGACATGGCGGACGTGAACAACTGGATCGGCCGCTCGCTCTGGGCGGCGGATATGAATTCGAATTTCGCGCTGAACGAGCTGCGGATCTACTCCAAGGCCCTGAGTGCAGGCGAGGTGTTGGCGAGCCACTCGAATGGCGCGGCAGCGGTGTTTCCCGCTCCCGTCGCCGTCGCCGATACCGCGACCATCCACGCCGGGCAGAAGGTGCGGATCGCCGTGCTGGCGAATGACAGCGGCGCGATCAATCCGGCTTCGGTCGAGATCGTCACGCCTCCCGTGCTAGGAACCGCTACCGTGGATGCGCAGGGGAGCATTCTCTACACGCACCCGGGATCGGGGAGCAATCCGGTAACCTTCAGCTACCGGGTTTCGGGCGAGGGCGGGACTTCGGCGGCTACGGCGGTCACCGTACAAATTTCCTCCGAGCTGCGAATCGCGACGGCGGCGCCGAATGTCCCGCTGGAAGCTCCCGTCACAGCGATCCAGGTGGTGCCTGCTTTCCCGGGGCTGGCCTTCAACAAGGCGCTCTGCTTCGCCAGCCCGCCGGGTGATGCCCAACGGCTCTTCGTCTGTGAGCTCGGCGGGAAGCTGCGCGTGATTCCGGATGTGGGTGCTTCCACTCCCACCGTGTCAGAGGTGCTGGACATCGTGAACGTGGTCACCAATCCGCCGCGCGTGCCTGCCGAGTCGATCACGCCGGGTCCGAATGGCGAGTGCGGCCTGCTCGGTCTGGCCTTCCACCCGCAGTACGCGCAGAACGGCTACTTCTACGTGACCTATTCCGTGGTGAAGTCCGGATTGAGCGGATGGTTCCAGCGGCTCTCGCGTTTCACCGTGCCCCCGGACCAGATCGGGCAGGCGAGCCCGGTGGCCGATCCTTCCACGGAGTCGATCCTGATTGAGCAAGCCGACCGCGAGGACAACCACAACGGCGGTGACCTGCACTTCGGTCCGGATGGCTTCCTCTATTACTCGGTGGGTGACGAGGCGAATGCGAACGACAAGTATGTAAATAGCCAGGACATCGATAAGAACATCTTCTCCGCGATGCTCCGGATCGACGTGGACAAGGCTTCCGGGATCGAGCCGAACCCCCACGTCTCCGTCCCCACGGACAATGGCATCGCCCGCTATTCGATCCCGGCGGACAATCCATTCATCGGAGCCACCAGCTTCAACGGGCTGCCGGTGAATCCTGCCGCCGTGCGCACCGAGTTTTGGGCGGTCGGGCTGCGCAGTCCCTGGCGCTTCTCTTTCGATCCGCTTACCCATGAACTCTGGCTCGGGGATGTGGGGCAGGGGATGTACGAGGAGGTGGACCTCATCACGAAGGGTGGCAACTACGGCTGGGTCTATCGCGAGGGCATGCACGATACCGCCTTCACCAACCCGGTGCCCCCGACCAAGCCCGCCGGATTCAGTTCGATCGATCCGATCTACGAATACGTCCACACCGGCATGGCGGGCGATTCGAACTTCAAGGGGAACTCTGTGATCGGGGGCGTGGTCTATCGCGGCTCGAAGATACCCTCGCTCTACGGAAAATACATCTTCGGGGATCAGGTTTCCGGGCACATCTGGTCGCTCGGCCGTGCGGGAGATGTTCCGGGCGGGGCGGTCACCGTGGAGCGAATCGGCGGCCAGGCATTCCTCTCGAATTTCGGCACGGACCCCTCGAATGGCGACGTGCTGGTGTCTGACTACTTCGGTGGCCGTATCATGCGGATCGTCTCCGCCACGGCGGATGGGAATTTCCCGGCCAAGCTGAGCGATACCGCCCTCTTCGCCGATCTCACGGACCTCTCGCCCTCTCCCGGCGTGCTGCCCTACGAGCCGAACCTGACCTTCTGGAGCGATCATGCGGTAAAGCGCCGCTGGTTCACGATTCCGGATGCGGGCAAGCGCATGACATGGTCGCGGGACGGGAACTGGACCTTCCCGGAGGGGCAGATCTGGATCAAACACTTCGATCTCGAAACCGAGCGCGGGAATCCGTCCTCTCCGAAGAAGCGGATCGAAACACGCTTGCTGGTGAAGAACTCCACCGGGATGTACGGTGTGAGCTACCGTTGGAACGAAGCCCAGACTGACGCGACGCTCGCGGCGGACGGCGGCGAAGACTTTCCGGTGAATCTCACCGTGAACGGTGCGCCCTACTTCCAGCAGTGGCGGATTCCGAGCCGTTCGCAGTGCATGACCTGCCACTCGCCGCAGGCCGGGCACGCGCTTTCCTTCAACACCCGGCAGCTCAACTTGAGCCGGGAGATCCAGGGCTTCAGTGGCAACCAGATCGACCTGCTCTCGGAGGCCGGATACCTTTCGAATATTCCGCAGTCCACCAACCTGCTGCCGCGCCACCTGCGCCCGGATGAGGACGAATATCCGCTGGAAGCCCGCGTCCGGTCCTACCTCGCGGTCAATTGCTCCTACTGCCATGCCGGAGCGGAAGGAACCGCACCCACCGCATGGGACGGGCGCCACCAGCTGACACTGGAGCAGACCGGTCTAGTAAACGGGGAAGCGAACTCGAACAACGGCAATCCGGCCAACAAGCTGGTAGTGCCGGGAGATCTCCTGCACTCGATCGTGCTGAACCGGGTGGCGGTAACCAATGGCTTCTCGAAGATGCCGCCGCTGGGTAGCAACGAGATCGATCAGGTTAACGTCGGGCTGCTCTCCGCGTGGATCGCTGAGAGCCTCCCGGAAAATCAAACCTACGCCGCGTGGCGTCTGGAGAAGTTCGGTTCATCCTCCTCACCGCAGGGCGATCCTGACGCGGATGTGGATGGCGACGGCGTTGCGAACCGCGACGAATTCCTCGCCGGCACCTCGCCGACGAACGGCGCGAGCTTCCTGCGACCCGTGCTGACGCGGTCCGGCGATCAGGTTTCGATCGGCTTCGACCTACCTGCCAATCGCTCGGTGCGTGTGCAATCCTCGGCGAACCTCCAGGATTGGTCGCTGTGGGATGTGCCGGGGAACGATGGGGTTTCCCTTCCCGCCGGTCCGCATGCGATCCAAGGCAGCTCCGCGGATGCCGCGCACTTCTTCCGTCTCCTCATCGAGGAACGCTAA
- a CDS encoding DUF167 domain-containing protein, producing the protein MRLRVLAVPNSKASEVVGWEDDPRVGRVLRVKIAAPPVDGKANAALREFLAGYLRIPKSKVSLDHGDSSRIKTFVLPDNTDLRLP; encoded by the coding sequence ATGCGTTTGCGAGTGCTGGCGGTCCCGAATTCGAAGGCCAGCGAGGTGGTCGGATGGGAAGATGACCCGCGTGTCGGGCGCGTGCTGCGCGTGAAGATCGCGGCACCGCCGGTGGACGGAAAAGCGAATGCCGCGCTGCGCGAGTTCCTCGCCGGATATCTCCGCATTCCGAAATCGAAGGTGAGCTTGGACCATGGCGACAGCTCGCGGATCAAGACCTTCGTCTTGCCGGATAACACCGACTTGCGCTTGCCCTAA
- a CDS encoding SprT-like domain-containing protein, with protein sequence MALPELSRRVRVTWNARMQTTAGRAWWPSRLIELNPKLKEQAPEEVWRTLRHELAHLVAYERAGRRRIEVHGVEWRAACAELGIPNEQPFHNLPFKRKRMKRNFAYICPECYSTIRRVKRINRMVACYACCRKHSGGLFDSRFRLQEQKL encoded by the coding sequence ATGGCCTTGCCGGAGCTTTCCCGTCGCGTGCGCGTCACATGGAATGCGCGCATGCAGACCACCGCGGGCCGCGCTTGGTGGCCGAGCCGGCTGATCGAGCTCAACCCGAAGTTGAAGGAGCAGGCGCCGGAGGAAGTGTGGCGCACGCTCCGCCACGAGCTCGCGCATCTGGTCGCCTATGAGCGCGCCGGTCGCCGCCGGATCGAAGTGCACGGCGTCGAATGGCGCGCGGCTTGTGCCGAGCTCGGTATCCCGAACGAGCAGCCCTTTCACAACCTGCCCTTCAAGCGCAAGCGGATGAAGCGGAACTTCGCCTACATCTGCCCCGAGTGCTATTCCACCATCCGCCGCGTGAAGCGGATCAACCGCATGGTAGCCTGCTACGCCTGCTGCCGGAAGCACAGCGGCGGTCTCTTCGACTCCCGCTTCCGCTTGCAGGAGCAGAAGCTCTAG
- a CDS encoding CPBP family intramembrane glutamic endopeptidase, protein MAGDREGSDLYAHWAEILAKDEDGRSRNAAAILWKMAGEDQKARKLERPESDYPEVDLAVGQFIGAEEVDPEAVEACGETILANDETYWWEEELYLQLSDDREGETASGIRARIAERADRSAMICWAVMVAVVGLAVAGLGGFVALAKSRVKLKDFKRLPAVFRRLDERSVLATLPLADLVAFLVLLLTGLAIELNPDYDLGDIIGQDIFWRLAPAVFLCLVFFRSFSTSVRALGVDRRFHMGAVWAALGITMSVETLCWLLIPQDVEDLSAYSTDAWGFGWDGLGYTLLSSCILAPVSEEIVYRGFLFNAVNKRLGLIWGLVIANLVFTLIHGYPLDSTVATFLFGVVASLLYRFTGSLAAAMLMHALFNLYCTIIGWPSMEAIYW, encoded by the coding sequence GTGGCCGGAGACAGGGAGGGCAGCGACCTCTACGCGCACTGGGCGGAGATCCTGGCCAAGGATGAAGATGGGCGCTCCCGCAACGCAGCGGCGATCCTCTGGAAGATGGCCGGGGAGGATCAGAAGGCGCGCAAGTTGGAGCGACCAGAAAGCGACTACCCGGAGGTGGATCTCGCGGTCGGCCAATTCATCGGCGCTGAAGAGGTCGATCCGGAGGCGGTGGAAGCTTGCGGTGAAACGATCCTCGCCAACGACGAAACCTATTGGTGGGAGGAAGAACTCTATCTCCAGCTTTCGGATGACAGGGAGGGCGAGACCGCGTCGGGGATAAGAGCGCGGATTGCGGAGCGCGCGGACCGAAGCGCGATGATTTGCTGGGCCGTCATGGTAGCGGTTGTCGGTCTTGCCGTCGCAGGGCTCGGCGGTTTCGTGGCGCTGGCGAAGAGCAGGGTGAAGCTGAAAGACTTCAAGCGATTGCCTGCCGTCTTCCGCCGGCTCGACGAAAGGTCGGTGCTCGCGACCCTGCCGCTCGCCGATCTGGTGGCCTTCCTCGTGCTTTTGCTCACGGGCTTGGCGATCGAACTGAATCCGGACTACGACCTCGGGGACATCATCGGCCAAGACATCTTCTGGCGCTTGGCACCGGCAGTCTTCCTGTGCCTCGTATTCTTCCGCTCCTTCAGCACCAGCGTCCGCGCTCTCGGCGTCGACCGGCGCTTCCACATGGGCGCGGTATGGGCCGCCCTCGGCATCACGATGAGCGTCGAAACCCTATGCTGGTTGCTGATCCCGCAGGATGTTGAAGACCTCTCCGCCTACTCGACCGATGCTTGGGGTTTCGGCTGGGACGGCCTCGGCTACACGCTTCTAAGCTCCTGCATCCTGGCTCCGGTGAGCGAGGAAATCGTCTACCGTGGCTTCCTGTTCAATGCGGTGAACAAGCGTCTCGGGCTGATCTGGGGGCTGGTGATCGCGAACCTCGTCTTCACCCTCATCCACGGTTATCCGCTGGACTCCACCGTGGCCACCTTCCTCTTCGGGGTAGTCGCCTCGTTGCTCTATCGTTTCACCGGATCCTTGGCCGCGGCGATGCTGATGCACGCGCTGTTCAATCTTTATTGCACCATCATCGGCTGGCCTTCGATGGAGGCGATCTATTGGTGA